In a single window of the Aquarana catesbeiana isolate 2022-GZ linkage group LG13, ASM4218655v1, whole genome shotgun sequence genome:
- the LOC141117133 gene encoding receptor-interacting serine/threonine-protein kinase 3-like, with protein MQRLPPGDLENLKLVGRGGFGEVYRGWSQKLKMEVALKVVQGAHSSNLKKLMKDLMKERNMMQKASNPHVLRLLGVYEKVEGSLVEYGLVMEYMPYGSLHTLFDVIPDVPWALRFQILHQVVLGMNYLHSLNPPIIHRDLKPCNVLLNKHLDVQITDFGLSKIIGVTTSSVPSFAGTLPYMPPEALNNINYQVSESHDVYSFGILAWTVFSGEEPYPGILPEVIMRCVTKGQRPAVSVLDRYNDVRMVPEAKDLMIRCWDHNAENRPSFHDCSGCTSVMYEAYQKEATSAVRSVEDHLINMHSSDQEAGSSSDYVSGGTDEFLKALENGGMSWDSQQLDPKAVGEDPKPPTALETVGETNKNEDDISNKGDPMDKLVEVLKNSGDYKKIMGKLKIEGVLSEADQQKLNSSQNLKDLSNAAKVFGENLKEEPARIVPLLKSLFR; from the exons ATGCAACGTCTCCCACCCGGAGATCTGGAGAACCTGAAGCTGGTGGGACGCGGAGGATTTGGGGAGGTCTATAGAGGATGGAGCCAGAAGCTGAAAATGGAGGTAGCACTCAAAGTGGTGCAAGGAGCCCATAG TTCCAACCTGAAAAAGCTGATGAAGGATCTAATGAAGGAACGAAATATGATGCAGAAAGCAAGCAACCCCCATGTTCTTCGTCTCCTTGGAGTATATGAGAAAGTGGAAGGCAGTCTTGTAGAGTATGGACTGGTCATGGAGTATATGCCCTATGGTTCTCTACACACTCTCTTTGACGTTATCCCAGATGTCCCATGGGCTTTGAGGTTCCAGATTCTTCATCAAGTGGTCCTTGGAATGAACTACCTTCACAGTCTGAATCCTCCAATAATCCATCGGGATCTAAAACCCTGCAACGTCCTTTTAAATAAGCATTTAGATGTTCAG ATCACAGATTTTGGATTGTCTAAGATTATAGGGGTTACGACTTCTTCAGTGCCATCGTTTGCAGGGACATTGCCCTACATGCCGCCTGAAGCTTTAAACAACATTAACTATCAGGTTTCAGAATCGCATGATGTTTACAG TTTCGGAATCTTAGCGTGGACAGTATTTTCAGGGGAAGAGCCTTACCCAG GTATTCTTCCAGAAGTAATCATGCGCTGTGTAACTAAGGGTCAGAGGCCCGCAGTGAGTGTTCTAGACCGGTACAATGATGTTAGAATGGTGCCAGAAGCCAAAGATTTAATGATCAGATGCTGGGATCACAATGCAGAGAACAGACCCAGCTTCCATG ACTGCAGTGGATGTACATCAGTGATGTATGAAGCTTATCAGAAGGAGGCTACCAGCGCTGTTCGAAGTGTTGAAGATCATCTCATAAATATGCATTCTTCAGATCAG gaagcTGGATCATCATCTGATTATGTTAGCGGAGGTACAGATGAATTTCTGAAAG CCTTAGAAAATGGAGGAATGAGTTGGGATTCTCAACAGTTAGACCCAAAGGCAGTTGGAGAAGATCCAAAGCCTCCTACG GCTCTTGAGACTGTTGGAGAAACCAATAAGAATGAAGACGATATTTCCAATAAAG GAGACCCTATGGATAAGCTTGTAGAGGTTCTTAAGAACTCTGGTGACTACAAAAAGATCATGGGGAAGTTGAAAATTGAAGGAGTACTTTCAGAAGCAGATCAGCAAAAGCTAAATTCCTCTCAGAATCTGAAAGATCTTAGCAATGCAGCAAAAGTATTCGGTGAAAATTTGAAAGAAGAGCCTGCACGCATTGTACCATTGTTGAAATCACTCTTTCGATAA